A DNA window from Chryseobacterium sp. MEBOG06 contains the following coding sequences:
- a CDS encoding MlaE family ABC transporter permease: protein MLKKFFTAVGEYMILLGKSLQKPQKMKVFWKLFMREINDLGVNSFGLVVFTSIFVGAVVAIQMFNNFDASSFPIPPSFVGYATKAVLVLEFAPTIISLILAGKVGSYIASSIGTMRVSEQIDALDIMGVNSPNFLIFPKIIACMLFNPLLIAISIVFGIGGGYIAGILTGNWTTNDYITGIQMYMPNLFIYYAFTKTTVFAFIIATVPSYFGYFVKGGSLEVGRASTQAVVWTMVFIIISELILTQLILS from the coding sequence ATGTTAAAAAAGTTTTTCACAGCAGTAGGGGAATACATGATCCTCTTAGGGAAATCCCTGCAGAAACCTCAGAAAATGAAGGTTTTTTGGAAGCTGTTCATGAGAGAAATTAATGATTTGGGAGTAAATTCTTTCGGACTTGTTGTCTTCACTTCTATCTTTGTGGGGGCAGTAGTCGCCATTCAGATGTTCAACAACTTTGATGCATCTTCGTTTCCTATTCCTCCTTCATTTGTAGGATATGCTACGAAGGCTGTACTTGTACTGGAGTTTGCGCCTACCATTATCAGTTTAATTTTAGCGGGTAAAGTAGGATCTTATATTGCATCAAGTATTGGAACAATGAGAGTTTCCGAACAGATTGATGCGCTGGATATCATGGGGGTAAACTCACCCAACTTTCTGATATTTCCAAAAATTATCGCCTGTATGTTATTCAACCCTCTTCTTATTGCAATCAGTATTGTATTTGGTATCGGGGGAGGCTATATTGCAGGAATATTAACCGGGAACTGGACTACCAATGACTATATCACCGGTATCCAGATGTATATGCCTAATTTATTTATATACTATGCATTTACCAAAACCACAGTGTTTGCATTCATCATTGCAACAGTCCCTTCTTATTTCGGATATTTTGTAAAAGGAGGATCACTGGAAGTAGGTAGAGCGAGTACACAGGCCGTGGTATGGACAATGGTATTTATTATCATTTCCGAATTAATTTTAACCCAATTAATATTAAGCTAA
- a CDS encoding ABC transporter ATP-binding protein, whose amino-acid sequence MIEVKDLKKSFGDVEVLKGISTSFDKGKVNLIIGQSGSGKTVFLKSLLNVYMPSSGEILFDGRNVNTMTRDEKQHLRSEIGTVFQGSALFDSLTVEENIMFPLDMFTNLTYREKKKRVFEVIGRVHLDKADKKYPSEISGGMQKRVAIARAIVNYPKYLFCDEPNSGLDPYTSKVIDDLLYEITKEYNTTTIINTHDMNSVMTIGEKIVYLRLGIKEWEGNKDILITAGNKNLIDFVYSSELFKELREYLLENNKTIENSITKIDDNEKDT is encoded by the coding sequence ATGATTGAGGTAAAAGATCTTAAGAAAAGTTTTGGTGATGTTGAAGTACTTAAGGGAATTTCGACTTCATTTGATAAAGGAAAAGTAAACTTAATCATTGGACAGAGTGGCTCGGGGAAAACGGTTTTTCTTAAAAGTTTATTGAACGTCTATATGCCATCATCCGGAGAAATCCTGTTTGACGGCAGGAATGTGAATACCATGACCAGGGATGAAAAACAGCATCTTCGCTCAGAAATCGGAACGGTATTTCAGGGGAGTGCTTTATTTGATTCCTTAACAGTGGAAGAAAACATCATGTTTCCGTTGGATATGTTTACGAATCTTACCTATAGAGAAAAGAAAAAAAGGGTTTTTGAGGTTATAGGAAGAGTACATCTTGATAAAGCTGATAAAAAATATCCATCTGAAATCTCAGGAGGAATGCAAAAAAGGGTTGCCATCGCAAGGGCTATTGTCAACTATCCCAAATATTTATTCTGTGATGAACCCAATTCCGGACTAGATCCTTATACATCTAAGGTCATTGATGATCTTTTATATGAAATCACAAAAGAATACAATACAACAACGATCATCAATACTCACGATATGAATTCTGTGATGACAATTGGCGAGAAAATTGTATACCTGAGACTGGGAATCAAGGAATGGGAAGGTAACAAGGACATTTTGATTACTGCAGGCAATAAAAATCTTATTGATTTCGTTTATTCTTCAGAACTGTTTAAAGAGCTGCGAGAGTATTTACTCGAGAATAATAAAACGATTGAAAATTCAATTACAAAAATAGATGATAATGAAAAAGATACTTAG
- a CDS encoding outer membrane beta-barrel protein translates to MKKILSIALIGFSMWASAQISLAGKANLIFPTGSPSWSNIKGTVNDAVNGSGKNNVGFNVGLSLKVGLPTSLFVMPEIYYTHFKNEFTTENTTFDVKSNRIDVPVLLGYNLLGNMLGVFVGPVGSFNLNKDNTYNDFKENAKNNFTVGYQFGAQLEIKKLILNARYEGAFSKDERNFINRVSGSEIRYDNRPNLFMVGLGYKF, encoded by the coding sequence ATGAAAAAGATACTTAGTATAGCGTTAATAGGTTTTTCAATGTGGGCTTCAGCACAGATCTCACTGGCAGGTAAGGCTAATTTAATATTTCCTACGGGTTCGCCTTCATGGTCAAACATCAAAGGAACAGTCAATGATGCCGTTAATGGATCAGGTAAAAATAATGTAGGGTTCAATGTAGGACTTTCATTAAAAGTAGGTCTTCCTACTTCTTTATTTGTGATGCCGGAAATTTATTATACTCATTTCAAAAATGAGTTTACCACAGAGAACACTACATTTGATGTTAAAAGTAACCGTATAGATGTTCCGGTACTTCTGGGATATAATCTTTTAGGGAATATGCTTGGTGTTTTTGTAGGTCCGGTTGGAAGTTTTAATTTAAACAAAGACAATACCTATAATGACTTTAAAGAAAATGCTAAAAATAATTTCACTGTAGGATACCAGTTTGGGGCACAGCTTGAAATTAAAAAGCTTATTCTAAATGCAAGATACGAAGGAGCCTTTAGTAAGGACGAAAGAAACTTCATCAACAGAGTTTCCGGTTCGGAAATCAGATATGACAACAGACCCAACCTGTTTATGGTGGGACTGGGATATAAATTTTAA
- a CDS encoding M48 family metallopeptidase codes for MKVTHLLGIGAIALSAVSCTTNPITGRSSLQLANNSEILTMSAQEYKTTLSKGKVITGTADAKRVGNVGNRIKSAAERYYQNIGRSADLANYNWEFNLLQSNELNAWCMPGGKVAVYTGILPVTKDDNGLAVVLGHEVSHALAGHGNERISQAMMAQYGGALLGGAISNAQWASIFQKAYPIGSQVALLKYGRSQESEADEMGLYLMSMAGYDPRAAIPFWNRMEAASSGARQPEFLSTHPNPETRISDINKDLPKALEYYKAAGGKI; via the coding sequence ATGAAAGTTACACATCTATTAGGAATAGGAGCCATTGCTCTGTCGGCCGTTTCCTGTACTACAAACCCGATTACGGGTAGGTCCTCTTTACAGCTGGCTAACAATTCAGAAATTTTAACAATGTCTGCACAGGAATATAAAACGACATTGTCTAAAGGTAAGGTGATTACCGGTACCGCAGATGCAAAAAGAGTGGGAAATGTAGGAAACAGAATTAAAAGTGCAGCAGAAAGATATTATCAGAATATTGGAAGATCAGCTGATCTCGCCAATTATAACTGGGAATTCAATCTTTTGCAAAGCAACGAACTGAATGCATGGTGTATGCCCGGAGGTAAAGTAGCGGTGTATACCGGTATATTACCTGTTACAAAAGATGATAACGGTCTTGCAGTAGTATTGGGACACGAAGTATCCCATGCATTGGCAGGCCATGGAAATGAGAGAATTTCCCAGGCTATGATGGCTCAGTATGGTGGTGCTCTTCTTGGAGGAGCTATTTCAAATGCACAATGGGCAAGTATTTTCCAGAAAGCCTATCCAATAGGTTCACAAGTTGCTTTATTGAAATATGGAAGAAGTCAGGAGTCAGAAGCTGATGAAATGGGACTTTATCTTATGTCTATGGCAGGATATGACCCTAGAGCAGCGATCCCTTTCTGGAACAGAATGGAAGCGGCGTCCTCAGGAGCAAGACAGCCGGAATTCCTGTCTACCCACCCGAATCCGGAAACAAGAATTTCAGATATAAATAAAGATCTTCCGAAAGCTTTGGAATACTATAAGGCTGCGGGAGGAAAAATATAA
- a CDS encoding DUF4251 domain-containing protein, whose protein sequence is MKKYIPLLMVFGFLFFFQNCASQGSVDPKAVNALVDSQEFTFYAQRANPTNYDVLNVMTSMPNATATRMLNLDGSYTIDVSKNNLDVALPYFGRLYNATYANTTNNSYRFTSKDFTVTKSQNKKGKWILRIKPNDVKNVDEIIIEVYKNGKAYVSMRSNDRQPISYDGYIAKSEDKPEKEKL, encoded by the coding sequence ATGAAAAAGTATATTCCTCTTTTGATGGTTTTTGGATTTCTGTTCTTTTTTCAGAACTGCGCTTCTCAAGGCTCAGTAGATCCAAAAGCAGTGAACGCTCTAGTAGATTCTCAGGAATTTACCTTCTATGCACAGAGAGCGAACCCTACCAACTATGACGTCCTTAACGTCATGACTTCAATGCCGAATGCAACAGCAACAAGAATGCTGAACCTGGATGGAAGTTATACCATTGATGTAAGTAAAAACAACTTAGATGTGGCACTTCCATATTTTGGAAGATTATACAATGCAACGTATGCAAATACTACGAATAATAGCTACAGATTTACTTCGAAAGATTTCACTGTTACCAAATCCCAAAACAAAAAAGGAAAGTGGATCCTAAGAATTAAACCTAATGATGTAAAGAATGTTGATGAAATTATTATTGAGGTTTATAAAAACGGGAAAGCTTACGTGTCTATGAGAAGTAATGACAGACAGCCAATTTCCTACGACGGATATATTGCAAAAAGTGAAGATAAGCCGGAAAAAGAAAAACTCTAA
- the meaB gene encoding methylmalonyl Co-A mutase-associated GTPase MeaB encodes MKFSTEELIEGIQSGNKRLIAKAITLVESKKAEHRVQAEELLKKIMPFTGNSVRVGVTGVPGAGKSTFIESFGRLAIAEGKKVAVLAIDPSSSINKGSILGDKTRMEELAKEENAFIRPSPSSGFLGGVANTTFETMMICEAAGYDYILIETVGVGQSEVLVADITDVFLFLKIIGGGDELQGIKRGIMEMVDLIFINKVDQDNLQKAKNTRLELKRALDFIPPKEKEWKIPVLLGSALHNEGLKDIYDKIFEFIELKKKSGRFEEVRIHQAEKRFEYWVQEYILSLMKKNNEVEEAYMMHKKNASEMVSNPSTEAKLFVEKFLSDKTKS; translated from the coding sequence ATGAAATTTTCTACAGAAGAGCTAATAGAAGGAATACAATCAGGTAACAAACGCCTGATTGCAAAAGCTATTACACTAGTTGAAAGTAAAAAAGCGGAGCATAGAGTGCAGGCGGAAGAACTGCTAAAGAAGATCATGCCCTTTACCGGAAATTCTGTTCGAGTTGGCGTAACCGGAGTTCCCGGGGCAGGAAAATCTACTTTTATAGAAAGCTTTGGAAGACTGGCTATTGCTGAAGGGAAAAAAGTTGCAGTGCTGGCGATTGATCCGAGCTCTTCCATCAATAAAGGCAGTATTTTAGGAGATAAAACCAGAATGGAAGAACTTGCAAAAGAAGAAAATGCTTTCATACGCCCTTCTCCGAGCTCCGGATTTTTAGGAGGGGTTGCCAATACGACCTTCGAAACCATGATGATCTGTGAAGCCGCGGGATATGATTATATTTTAATTGAAACAGTTGGGGTAGGGCAGTCAGAAGTTCTTGTGGCAGATATTACCGATGTTTTTCTTTTCCTTAAAATTATTGGAGGTGGAGATGAACTTCAGGGAATAAAGAGAGGAATCATGGAGATGGTGGATCTTATTTTTATCAACAAAGTAGATCAGGACAACCTTCAGAAAGCAAAAAATACAAGATTGGAGCTTAAAAGAGCCCTGGATTTTATTCCCCCTAAAGAAAAAGAATGGAAGATCCCCGTTTTACTGGGTTCAGCGTTACATAATGAGGGCCTGAAGGATATCTACGATAAAATCTTCGAATTTATTGAGCTCAAAAAGAAAAGTGGACGCTTTGAAGAAGTCCGTATTCATCAGGCTGAAAAACGTTTTGAATATTGGGTACAGGAATACATACTGTCTTTAATGAAAAAAAACAACGAAGTGGAAGAGGCTTATATGATGCATAAAAAAAATGCTTCAGAGATGGTTTCGAATCCAAGCACTGAAGCAAAATTATTTGTTGAAAAGTTTTTATCAGATAAAACCAAAAGTTAG
- a CDS encoding c-type cytochrome has translation MKKIIAAASFTAILLVSCTPKASTSAATAGTSTSTVEQIAQGKTIFESSCGRCHKLPDPASHNPVQWVGIMNAMAPKAKLNDDQHKWVYDYIVSVQK, from the coding sequence ATGAAAAAAATCATCGCTGCGGCATCATTTACTGCCATCTTGTTAGTATCCTGTACGCCGAAAGCTTCAACGTCTGCTGCTACTGCAGGAACTTCGACTTCTACGGTGGAACAAATCGCTCAGGGAAAAACTATTTTTGAAAGTTCTTGTGGAAGATGTCACAAACTGCCGGATCCTGCTTCACACAATCCTGTACAATGGGTTGGTATTATGAATGCTATGGCTCCAAAGGCAAAACTTAATGATGACCAGCATAAGTGGGTTTATGATTATATCGTTTCTGTACAGAAATAA
- a CDS encoding c-type cytochrome: MKKLILSGIATSAFLVSCGPKSTAVTGPKYTSSEQLAQGKTIFENSCAKCHKLPEPTKHDNQGWINTLSRMAPKAKLNDDQHQMVYDYLISVNKK, translated from the coding sequence ATGAAAAAATTAATCTTAAGCGGCATTGCAACATCAGCTTTTCTGGTGTCCTGCGGGCCAAAGAGTACGGCCGTAACAGGGCCAAAGTATACCTCATCTGAACAGTTGGCTCAGGGAAAAACCATTTTTGAAAATTCATGTGCAAAATGCCACAAATTACCAGAGCCTACAAAGCATGATAACCAGGGGTGGATCAATACATTAAGCAGAATGGCTCCTAAAGCCAAGCTCAATGATGACCAGCATCAAATGGTTTATGATTATCTGATCTCTGTGAATAAAAAATAA
- the prfH gene encoding peptide chain release factor H, with protein sequence MEKLIQITSGRGPLECQWVTAKVLKTFLEEAKQNKIEYEIIHRESGDENLTLKSVTVLLKGDEVTEFLKNWIGSICWIGKSTFRKLHKRSNWFIGVFELENNKKIDFNEKDIQFQTVRSQGSGGQNVNKVNTAVRATHIPSGQSVFVQDSRSQLENKKLSIIRLKEKVMAVYIQQLEKNMQETWNHHFRVQRGNAVRTFSGTDFKRNHEDRSFKKRRNALKNELKNYRNDLN encoded by the coding sequence ATGGAAAAATTAATACAGATCACTTCAGGAAGAGGGCCTTTAGAATGTCAATGGGTGACAGCCAAAGTTCTAAAGACCTTTCTTGAAGAGGCAAAACAAAATAAAATAGAATACGAAATCATTCACCGTGAAAGTGGGGATGAAAATTTGACACTGAAATCAGTTACTGTTCTTTTAAAAGGTGATGAAGTAACAGAATTCTTAAAAAACTGGATTGGAAGTATTTGCTGGATAGGCAAAAGTACATTCCGTAAACTCCATAAAAGAAGCAATTGGTTTATTGGAGTTTTTGAACTGGAAAATAATAAAAAAATTGATTTTAATGAAAAAGATATACAGTTCCAGACAGTCAGAAGCCAGGGAAGCGGTGGTCAGAATGTAAACAAAGTGAATACAGCCGTTCGTGCCACCCATATCCCAAGCGGACAATCCGTTTTTGTGCAGGATTCACGTTCCCAGCTCGAAAATAAAAAGCTATCCATTATCAGATTAAAAGAAAAAGTAATGGCAGTCTATATTCAGCAGTTGGAAAAGAATATGCAGGAAACATGGAATCATCATTTTCGGGTACAGCGCGGAAATGCTGTCCGCACATTTTCCGGAACAGACTTTAAAAGAAACCATGAAGACAGGTCATTCAAAAAACGAAGAAATGCCCTGAAAAATGAATTAAAAAATTACAGAAATGACCTTAACTAA
- a CDS encoding RtcB family protein, which yields MGNLKLKGKDILKLGYPNNQSVNVALEVMKRNFATKNIHHVKSILKEILANPENFEKDLTFGQIAETLLSSKKTEKRMLNSQRASFQIFGSNISEEAKNQLYTGLKLPISTQGALMPDAHSGYGLPIGGVLAVENAVIPYGVGMDIGCRMSLSILDTPVSYLEGARDKYEKALAEHTKFGMYEVHKSHIDHEIFERDTFDMIPILRRLKGKAIKQMGSSGGGNHFVEFGEVEITEVDDQIGLPKGKYLGILSHSGSRGLGAEIAQYYSRMATEQCPLPKEAQNFAWLDLSTHLGLEYWTAMNLAGDYASACHDDIHRRLVKAVGGRVKARIENHHNFAWKEIHSGKEVIVHRKGATPANENELGMIPGSMSAKGFIVRGKGNPDSLNSASHGAGRAYSRGECRNLFTQHDIKKELKLKNVTLMGGNAEEAPMAYKDINEVMNAQSELVDILGTFQPRIVRMDR from the coding sequence ATGGGAAATTTAAAACTAAAAGGAAAAGATATATTAAAATTGGGCTATCCAAATAACCAAAGCGTCAATGTAGCTTTGGAGGTCATGAAAAGGAATTTTGCAACCAAAAATATTCATCATGTAAAATCTATTTTAAAAGAAATCCTTGCGAATCCTGAGAATTTTGAAAAAGATTTAACCTTCGGGCAAATTGCAGAGACCTTATTATCCTCCAAAAAAACTGAAAAAAGAATGCTCAATTCACAACGGGCTTCTTTCCAGATCTTTGGCAGTAATATTTCAGAAGAAGCAAAAAATCAGTTGTACACTGGCTTAAAGCTTCCAATATCTACTCAGGGAGCATTAATGCCTGACGCTCACAGTGGCTACGGACTTCCGATAGGAGGAGTACTTGCTGTAGAAAACGCAGTGATCCCTTACGGAGTAGGAATGGATATTGGCTGTAGAATGAGCCTCAGTATTTTGGATACCCCGGTTTCATATCTTGAAGGTGCAAGAGATAAATATGAAAAAGCTCTTGCTGAACATACAAAATTCGGAATGTATGAAGTCCATAAGTCTCATATAGATCATGAGATTTTTGAGAGAGATACATTCGATATGATCCCTATTCTCAGAAGATTAAAAGGCAAAGCCATCAAGCAGATGGGCTCCTCAGGCGGTGGAAATCACTTTGTGGAATTCGGAGAAGTGGAAATTACAGAAGTAGATGACCAGATTGGATTGCCGAAAGGTAAATACCTGGGAATTCTCTCACACAGCGGCTCCAGAGGGCTGGGAGCAGAAATTGCCCAATACTATTCAAGAATGGCTACAGAACAATGCCCGCTGCCAAAAGAAGCTCAGAACTTTGCCTGGCTGGACCTGAGTACACACCTCGGACTGGAATACTGGACTGCCATGAATCTCGCCGGAGATTATGCTTCAGCCTGTCATGATGATATTCACAGAAGACTGGTAAAGGCTGTTGGGGGGAGAGTAAAAGCCAGAATAGAAAATCATCACAACTTTGCCTGGAAGGAAATTCACAGCGGAAAAGAAGTGATCGTTCACCGTAAAGGAGCTACTCCTGCCAATGAAAATGAATTGGGAATGATTCCGGGATCTATGTCCGCAAAAGGATTTATTGTACGTGGAAAAGGAAACCCGGATTCTCTGAATTCAGCGTCGCATGGAGCGGGAAGAGCTTACTCTCGTGGAGAATGCAGGAATCTTTTCACGCAGCACGATATTAAGAAAGAGCTGAAGCTGAAGAATGTCACATTAATGGGTGGAAATGCAGAAGAAGCACCAATGGCCTATAAAGACATTAATGAAGTGATGAATGCACAAAGTGAATTGGTAGACATCCTGGGAACATTCCAGCCAAGAATCGTAAGAATGGATCGATAG
- a CDS encoding M28 family peptidase, whose translation MNFKNKIKPAKKKIILFVGLLFMGALLLSLVRREKPIIQKSTNTADIERVKEHLTVLTQTSQFRNHKNIDQLNAVADYIHRTFKTYSDSTEFQEYSVEGRIYKNVICSFGTENSKRIIIGAHYDVCGDQQGADDNATGVTALLELSRLLKGQKLNYRIDLVAYTLEEPPYFRTENMGSYIHAKSLKDKNIDVYGMASVEMIGYFKDEKNSQNFPVGILSWIYGNKGDFITLVRKLTGAGPFVNNFIDNFKNSEQIKTETFPAPKFVGGVDYSDHMNYWKFDFPALMITDTSFFRNKNYHKSTDTLETLDIQRMTKVIDAIFLSIIYLK comes from the coding sequence ATGAATTTTAAAAATAAGATAAAGCCTGCGAAAAAGAAGATCATTCTTTTCGTAGGCTTACTTTTTATGGGTGCTTTGTTGCTAAGCTTAGTCAGAAGAGAGAAGCCTATCATACAAAAATCTACGAATACTGCTGATATTGAGAGAGTAAAAGAGCATTTAACGGTACTTACCCAGACATCTCAGTTCCGGAACCATAAAAATATAGATCAATTGAATGCAGTGGCAGACTATATTCATCGGACCTTTAAGACTTATAGTGACAGTACAGAGTTTCAGGAATATAGTGTTGAAGGGAGGATCTATAAAAACGTAATTTGTTCCTTTGGGACAGAAAACAGCAAAAGAATTATCATAGGAGCCCATTATGACGTTTGCGGAGATCAGCAGGGTGCAGACGATAACGCGACCGGAGTTACTGCCCTTTTAGAACTTTCCCGATTGCTTAAAGGACAAAAGCTCAACTACAGAATAGACCTGGTGGCTTATACCTTAGAAGAACCTCCCTATTTCAGAACCGAGAATATGGGAAGCTACATCCATGCAAAATCGTTGAAAGATAAAAATATTGACGTCTATGGGATGGCAAGTGTTGAAATGATTGGCTACTTCAAAGATGAAAAGAACTCCCAGAATTTTCCTGTAGGAATACTTTCATGGATCTATGGCAATAAAGGAGACTTTATTACTTTAGTCAGAAAACTCACCGGAGCAGGCCCATTTGTCAATAATTTTATTGATAATTTTAAAAATTCAGAGCAGATCAAGACAGAAACTTTTCCCGCTCCCAAATTCGTGGGCGGTGTAGATTATTCCGATCATATGAATTATTGGAAATTTGACTTTCCAGCTCTCATGATCACTGATACCTCGTTCTTTAGAAACAAAAATTATCACAAATCTACAGACACTTTAGAAACATTGGATATCCAACGGATGACAAAAGTTATTGATGCTATTTTTCTAAGCATTATTTACCTCAAATGA
- the scpA gene encoding methylmalonyl-CoA mutase — translation MRKTISVKTPDFKVLPQEREIYNFEKDGLELKSSYEKKDVKDESLTQTSPGIEPYLRGPYSTMYVQKPWTIRQYAGFSTAEESNAFYRRNLAAGQKGLSVAFDLATHRGYDSDHSRVVGDVGKAGVAIDSVEDMKILFNEIPLDQISVSMTMNGAVLPILSFYIVAAEEQGVKQELLSGTIQNDILKEFMVRNTYIYPPAPSMKIIADIFEYTSQNIPKFNSISISGYHMQEAGATPVLEMAYTLADGLEYVRTGIKAGMNVDDFAPRLSFFWAIGMNHFMEIAKMRAARYIWATLLKQFNPQNPKSLALRTHSQTSGWSLTEQEPFNNITRTAIEALSSALGGTQSLHTNALDEAIALPTDYSAKIARNTQIILQQESGICDVVDPMGGSNLVESLTQQMIEEAMRYIDEVEQEGGMTKAIEAGIPKMRIEEAAAKKQAKIDSGEEFIIGVNSFKSSLKQDAIEILDIDNTEVRRKQIERLNNIKTDRNAEAVAQILNDIRESAKTGKGNLLALCIEAARRRVTLGEMSDAMEETFGRYKANIKTISGVYAMNAGKNEYFEKALNLTQKFEEEEGRRPRIMVAKMGQDGHDRGAKVVATAFADMGFDVDVAPLFQTPEEVAKQAIENDIHILGVSSLAAGHKTLVPQVVEELKKLGADDITIVVGGVIPQQDYEFLYANGADFIFGPGTNLPKCAVEILERFLEN, via the coding sequence ATGCGAAAGACAATTTCTGTGAAAACCCCGGATTTTAAAGTGTTACCTCAAGAGAGAGAAATCTATAACTTTGAAAAAGACGGACTTGAACTTAAATCATCTTATGAAAAAAAAGATGTAAAAGATGAATCTTTAACACAGACTTCTCCAGGAATTGAACCCTACCTTAGAGGGCCGTATTCTACTATGTATGTTCAGAAGCCGTGGACCATCAGGCAGTATGCCGGTTTCTCTACAGCTGAAGAATCCAATGCTTTTTACAGAAGAAATCTTGCCGCAGGACAGAAAGGTCTTTCCGTAGCATTTGACCTTGCTACCCACAGAGGATATGACTCTGATCATTCAAGAGTGGTAGGAGACGTAGGAAAAGCAGGAGTTGCTATTGATTCTGTTGAAGACATGAAGATTTTGTTCAACGAAATTCCGTTGGATCAGATTTCAGTGTCCATGACAATGAATGGAGCTGTACTTCCGATTTTGTCTTTCTATATTGTGGCAGCAGAAGAACAAGGGGTAAAACAGGAACTGCTTTCAGGAACCATTCAAAATGACATTCTGAAAGAATTTATGGTTAGAAATACCTATATCTATCCACCAGCACCTTCTATGAAGATTATTGCAGATATCTTTGAATATACCTCTCAAAATATTCCAAAATTTAATTCTATTTCCATCTCAGGATACCATATGCAGGAAGCAGGCGCTACTCCGGTGCTGGAAATGGCTTATACACTGGCAGATGGTCTTGAATACGTAAGAACAGGCATCAAAGCAGGTATGAATGTTGACGATTTTGCACCAAGACTATCATTCTTTTGGGCAATCGGAATGAATCATTTTATGGAAATTGCTAAAATGCGTGCTGCAAGATATATTTGGGCAACACTTTTAAAACAATTTAACCCTCAAAACCCTAAATCCCTTGCATTAAGAACCCATTCTCAGACTTCAGGATGGTCTTTGACAGAGCAGGAGCCCTTCAATAATATTACAAGAACTGCTATTGAGGCATTATCATCTGCCTTAGGAGGAACGCAGTCATTACATACCAATGCTTTGGATGAGGCCATTGCCCTTCCTACAGACTATTCAGCGAAAATTGCAAGAAATACTCAGATTATTCTCCAACAGGAAAGCGGAATATGCGATGTCGTAGACCCGATGGGAGGAAGTAATCTGGTAGAAAGCCTTACCCAGCAGATGATTGAAGAAGCAATGAGATACATAGATGAGGTAGAACAGGAAGGAGGAATGACGAAAGCTATCGAGGCCGGAATTCCAAAGATGAGAATTGAAGAAGCAGCAGCTAAAAAGCAGGCTAAAATTGATAGCGGGGAAGAATTCATCATTGGGGTAAATTCTTTCAAATCCTCATTAAAACAAGATGCAATAGAGATTCTTGATATTGATAATACCGAAGTTCGCAGAAAACAGATCGAAAGACTGAATAATATAAAAACAGATCGAAATGCAGAAGCAGTAGCCCAGATATTAAACGATATCCGTGAAAGTGCAAAAACTGGAAAAGGAAACCTTTTGGCGTTATGCATTGAGGCTGCAAGAAGAAGAGTTACTCTCGGAGAGATGAGCGATGCGATGGAGGAAACTTTTGGAAGATATAAAGCAAACATTAAAACAATCTCTGGAGTATACGCTATGAACGCAGGTAAAAACGAATACTTTGAAAAAGCTCTGAATCTGACGCAGAAATTTGAAGAAGAAGAAGGACGCCGCCCGAGAATAATGGTCGCTAAAATGGGCCAGGATGGGCATGACAGAGGTGCAAAAGTAGTAGCAACAGCTTTTGCCGATATGGGATTTGATGTTGACGTTGCTCCATTGTTTCAGACTCCGGAAGAAGTTGCTAAACAGGCCATTGAAAATGATATTCACATTTTAGGAGTATCCTCCCTGGCTGCAGGACATAAAACTCTGGTTCCACAAGTAGTGGAAGAACTGAAAAAATTGGGTGCTGATGATATTACCATCGTTGTAGGAGGTGTGATCCCACAACAGGATTATGAATTCCTATATGCCAATGGGGCAGACTTCATATTTGGCCCAGGTACGAACCTTCCGAAATGTGCTGTAGAAATTTTAGAGAGATTTTTAGAAAACTAA